One window of the Nocardioides jiangxiensis genome contains the following:
- the ffh gene encoding signal recognition particle protein encodes MFATLSDRLSDTFKNLRGKGRLSEADIDATAREIRIALLEADVALPVVKEFTAAIKERARGEEVSQALNPAQQIVKIVNEELIEILGGETRRLRFAKTGPTVIMLAGLQGAGKTTLAAKLALWLKEQGKSPLLVACDLQRPNAVNQLQVNGERVGVPVFAPEPGNGTGNPVAVAQASIEEATRKLYDVVIVDTAGRLGVDAEMMQQAKDIRAAVNPDEVLFVVDAMIGQDAVNTALAFQEGVGFDGVVLTKLDGDARGGAALSIRSITGKPVMFASAGEKMTDFDLFHPDRMAGRILDMGDMLTLIEQAEKVFDQEQALKAAEKLSGKGDFTLDDFLTQMQQIRKLGSMSKIMGMLPGMGQFKDALANFDEREIDRIQAIIQSMTPAERANPKILDGSRRLRIAKGSGRQVSDVNQLVDRFNEAKKMMLQLANGGGIPGMGPVPGMGPGKRANARKAPQKGKGKRVSGNPAKAAQQKAAEAAKAPAAANPFGTPGGFNYEEAAANLNLPAGFDNLFK; translated from the coding sequence TTGTTCGCCACGCTCTCCGACCGGCTCTCCGACACCTTCAAGAACCTCCGGGGCAAGGGTCGGCTCTCCGAGGCCGACATCGACGCCACCGCGCGCGAGATCCGCATCGCGCTGCTCGAGGCCGACGTCGCCCTGCCGGTCGTCAAGGAGTTCACCGCCGCGATCAAGGAGCGGGCGCGTGGCGAGGAGGTCTCGCAGGCGCTCAACCCGGCGCAGCAGATCGTCAAGATCGTCAACGAGGAGCTCATCGAGATCCTCGGCGGTGAGACGCGTCGCCTGCGGTTCGCCAAGACCGGTCCGACGGTCATCATGCTCGCCGGCCTCCAGGGTGCGGGCAAGACGACGCTCGCGGCCAAGCTCGCGCTGTGGCTCAAGGAGCAGGGCAAGTCGCCGCTGCTGGTCGCGTGCGACCTCCAGCGCCCGAACGCCGTCAACCAGCTCCAGGTCAACGGCGAGCGGGTCGGCGTACCCGTCTTCGCGCCGGAGCCGGGCAACGGCACGGGCAACCCCGTCGCCGTCGCGCAGGCCTCGATCGAGGAGGCCACCCGCAAGCTGTACGACGTCGTCATCGTCGACACCGCGGGCCGCCTCGGCGTCGACGCGGAGATGATGCAGCAGGCCAAGGACATCCGGGCCGCGGTCAACCCCGACGAGGTCCTCTTCGTCGTCGACGCGATGATCGGTCAGGACGCGGTCAACACCGCGCTCGCCTTCCAGGAGGGCGTCGGCTTCGACGGCGTCGTCCTCACCAAGCTCGACGGTGACGCCCGCGGTGGTGCGGCGCTCTCCATCCGCTCGATCACCGGCAAGCCGGTCATGTTCGCCTCCGCCGGCGAGAAGATGACCGACTTCGACCTGTTCCACCCCGACCGCATGGCCGGCCGGATCCTCGACATGGGCGACATGCTCACCCTGATCGAGCAGGCCGAGAAGGTCTTCGACCAGGAGCAGGCGCTCAAGGCGGCCGAGAAGCTGTCGGGCAAGGGCGACTTCACGCTCGACGACTTCCTCACCCAGATGCAGCAGATCCGCAAGCTGGGCTCGATGTCGAAGATCATGGGCATGCTCCCGGGCATGGGCCAGTTCAAGGACGCGCTGGCCAACTTCGACGAGCGCGAGATCGACCGCATCCAGGCGATCATCCAGTCGATGACGCCGGCCGAGCGCGCCAACCCGAAGATCCTCGACGGCTCGCGCCGCCTGCGCATCGCGAAGGGCTCCGGCCGCCAGGTCTCCGACGTCAACCAGCTCGTCGACCGCTTCAACGAGGCGAAGAAGATGATGCTGCAGCTCGCCAACGGCGGCGGCATCCCCGGCATGGGCCCGGTCCCGGGCATGGGCCCGGGCAAGCGTGCCAACGCCCGCAAGGCCCCGCAGAAGGGCAAGGGCAAGCGCGTCTCGGGCAACCCCGCGAAGGCAGCGCAGCAGAAGGCGGCCGAGGCGGCCAAGGCGCCCGCCGCGGCGAACCCGTTCGGCACCCCGGGCGGCTTCAACTACGAGGAGGCCGCGGCCAACCTCAACCTGCCGGCCGGTTTCGACAACCTCTTCAAGTGA
- a CDS encoding NYN domain-containing protein, with amino-acid sequence MRVLVVDGANVVGARPDGWWKDRAAAARRLHEQLLVADITYDAVVLVLEGQAKGGVKPGRDRDVRVVHASKDGDAAILDEVRLLVGKGHEVVVATSDRELALRSEALRARTIGAAWLLDQL; translated from the coding sequence ATGCGGGTTCTCGTCGTCGACGGCGCCAACGTCGTCGGCGCCCGGCCGGACGGCTGGTGGAAGGACCGCGCGGCGGCTGCACGACGGCTGCACGAGCAGCTGCTCGTCGCCGACATCACGTACGACGCCGTGGTGCTGGTCCTGGAGGGCCAGGCCAAGGGCGGGGTGAAGCCGGGTCGCGACCGCGATGTGCGTGTGGTGCACGCGTCGAAGGACGGCGACGCCGCGATCCTCGACGAGGTCCGGCTGCTCGTCGGCAAGGGTCACGAGGTGGTCGTGGCCACCTCCGACCGGGAGCTCGCCCTGCGCTCGGAGGCCCTGCGCGCCCGCACCATCGGTGCAGCCTGGTTGCTCGACCAGCTCTGA
- a CDS encoding amidohydrolase family protein produces the protein MSTLRFHGPVLPSGEVQDLYVVDGHVTYHAQPGAETAARGWIVPGLVDAHCHLGLGEEGAISEEETVTTAIEDRDAGALLLRDCGSPIDTRFVQERDDLPRLVRAGRHVARTRRYLPGYGVEVEPTDLALEIARQAERGDGWVKIVGDWISRAEGDLLPSFPASDLAEAIATAHRHGAKVTAHCFGQDVLPGLIRAGIDCIEHGTGLSLELVEEMARRGTALVPTVMQTDKLLGFADAGRAKFPAYGDRMADLHARRREVLMSAYEAGVPLFAGTDGGGEKRHGNLANEVLAMHAMGIPAEDALASASWKGRAWLGFGALEEGSEADFVVYDADPRADLGVLHSPALVVLRGRVVA, from the coding sequence ATGAGCACGCTGCGGTTCCACGGTCCGGTCCTTCCCTCCGGCGAGGTCCAGGACCTCTACGTCGTCGACGGCCACGTGACCTATCACGCGCAGCCGGGTGCCGAGACGGCGGCGCGCGGCTGGATCGTGCCCGGCCTCGTGGACGCCCACTGCCACCTCGGGCTGGGGGAGGAGGGCGCGATCTCCGAGGAGGAGACGGTCACGACCGCGATCGAGGACCGCGACGCGGGCGCTCTGCTGCTCCGGGACTGCGGCTCGCCCATCGACACCCGCTTCGTGCAGGAGCGCGACGACCTCCCGCGGCTGGTCCGCGCCGGGCGCCACGTCGCCCGCACCCGCCGCTACCTGCCCGGCTACGGCGTCGAGGTCGAGCCCACCGACCTCGCCCTCGAGATCGCGCGCCAGGCGGAGCGCGGCGACGGCTGGGTGAAGATCGTCGGTGACTGGATCTCGCGGGCAGAGGGAGACCTGCTGCCGTCGTTCCCCGCCTCCGACCTGGCCGAGGCGATCGCGACCGCCCACCGCCACGGCGCGAAGGTCACCGCCCACTGCTTCGGGCAGGACGTGCTGCCGGGCCTGATCCGTGCCGGCATCGACTGCATCGAGCACGGCACCGGCCTCTCCCTGGAGCTGGTCGAGGAGATGGCCCGCCGCGGGACGGCACTGGTCCCGACGGTGATGCAGACCGACAAGCTGCTCGGCTTCGCCGACGCGGGCCGCGCGAAGTTCCCGGCGTACGGCGACCGGATGGCCGACCTCCACGCCCGCCGCCGCGAGGTGCTGATGAGTGCCTACGAGGCCGGTGTGCCCCTCTTCGCGGGCACTGACGGCGGCGGCGAGAAGCGCCACGGCAACCTCGCCAACGAGGTGCTCGCGATGCACGCGATGGGCATCCCTGCGGAGGACGCCCTGGCGTCCGCGTCCTGGAAGGGCCGCGCCTGGCTCGGCTTCGGTGCGCTGGAGGAGGGGAGTGAGGCCGACTTCGTGGTGTACGACGCCGACCCGCGTGCTGACCTCGGCGTGCTCCACTCACCGGCCCTTGTGGTGCTCCGCGGCAGGGTCGTCGCCTGA